The genomic segment AAAGGATGGTTAAAGGAGAGTAGTCTATTCAAGTTAGATGAATCGGATAGAATGGATAGGATTGAGTATTTATTCTCCCGTTATGGAATCTGGGCTTTATTGATTACACAGATTTTTTCTAGAGTATTGAGAGTACCAATGATTTATGCAGCTGGTTTTCAGGAAATGAATATCTTAAAATACTCTGCTGTATGTATAGCCGGAAACTTTGTCTGGGGGATGGCCTGGGTATTAGGCGGACTGTATGTATCATCTAACTGGACAAAGTTAGAAGAGCTAATGACTAGTTATAAGAATCTACAGTTTTTAGTGGTAGGTTTGGTAGTGGTAATCTTTTATCTATTTTATCGTAGGGCACAGGTAGAAAATGGCTGAGATGGTCTTGACAATTAACTATAATTATGTTATTATTTCTTGTGTTGAGTAATTAATAAGTACTCGGGCTGTAGCGCAGTTTGGTAGCGCACTACGCTGGGGGCGTAGGGGTCGCTGGTTCAAATCCAGTCAGCCCGACCATCTTCAAATACTGACATATCAAAGATGAAAGGCTGTCATTAATGACAGCCTTTTTTTTAATTTAAGCAGAAATGTCGCCATTTTGTCGCCATGCTTATTTTTTAAGGCTATTTTTCAATTTTTGGACCGCTTCTTTTTGCATAGAAGGAATTACATGTGAATAAGTATCCAGCGTTTGAGTAATTGAAGCATGCCGAGTAGTTCACTGTGTTATAATATTAATGTAAAATAATAGCTTATTGAATAACCAAGATATAATTAAGGAAAGTTATATGAGCAAAGGAGGAAAAAGATGTTTTATTTATTATTGGTAGTAACTTTTCTAGTGGCTTTGATATCATGTTATATTGTTATTAAAGCTTTTGATGA from the Acetohalobium arabaticum DSM 5501 genome contains:
- a CDS encoding DedA family protein; this translates as MDFNSLIALIIDLSSQYGYLIIFLSAVGEGMGLPIPDGIILAISSYFVFNGQMSVLGLVSYFVLGSIIGNLTAYSIGRWSKGWLKESSLFKLDESDRMDRIEYLFSRYGIWALLITQIFSRVLRVPMIYAAGFQEMNILKYSAVCIAGNFVWGMAWVLGGLYVSSNWTKLEELMTSYKNLQFLVVGLVVVIFYLFYRRAQVENG